In Phalacrocorax aristotelis chromosome 25, bGulAri2.1, whole genome shotgun sequence, the following proteins share a genomic window:
- the NPR1 gene encoding atrial natriuretic peptide receptor 1: MLAVLAVLCGAVTAAATPGTTALTLAVVLPERNLTYPWAWPRVGPAVRLAAAAVNARPDLLPGFTLRWVFGSSEDRHGVCSEMAAPLAAVDLRLAHHPAAFLGPGCVYTAAPVARFTSHWRLPLVTAGAEAHGFDDKQEQFGLTTRAGPSHRKLGELGVQLHRRFNWTRRALLVYWDEKVDDRPYFFAAEGLYVQLPTLRNLTVLDIVFRDGGNFSFIIQEIKQKGRIVYVCCAPETLRELMLQAQREGLTHGEYAFFYIDIFGASLQGAQFPEPQRPWKRGDRHDASARQAFEAVTIITYKEPENPEYRPFLARLKEEALTHFNFSMKDGLMNFIAAAFHDGVLLYAQAVNETLEQGGSITNASAITRQMWNRTFYGVTGFLKIDENGDRESDYSLWDMDPVRGDFQIVANYNGTTKKIQMVPGREIHWPGNTVPSDVPPCGFDNSNPLCRKASLSTLEVLSLVVSLILLAITIISFFIYRKLQLEKELAAELWRIRWEDVQMSSLEKYLRSAGSKLTLSLRGSNYGSLMTAEGQFQVYAKTAYYKGNLVAVKHLNRKRIELTRKVLFELKHMRDVQNEHLTRFIGACTDPPNICILTEYCPRGSLQDILENESITLDWMFRYSLTHDIVKGMQFLHNGVIVSHGNLKSSNCVVDSRFVLKITDYGLESFRVAPDGEDSHALFAKKLWTAPELLRMESPPARGTQKGDVYSFGIILQEIALRNGVFYVEGLDLSPKEIIERVKSGERPSFRPSANVGCHMEELGQLMQHCWAEDVLERPDFNQIKIQLRKFNRESSSNILDNLLSRMEQYANNLEELVEERTQAYLEEKRKAEALLYQILPHSVAEQLKRGETVQAEAFDSVTIYFSDIVGFTALSAESTPMQVVTLLNDLYTCFDAIIDNFDVYKVETIGDAYMVVSGLPVRNGKLHAREIARMALALLDAVRSFRIRHRPQQQLKLRIGIHTGPVCAGVVGLKMPRYCLFGDTVNTASRMESNGEALKIHISAVTKAVLEEFGCFELELRGDVEMKGKGKVRTYWLLGEHGSSTRG, translated from the exons ATGCTGGCGGTGCTGGCCGTGCTCTGCGGCGCGGTGACAGCGGCGGCGACGCCGGGGACGACCGCGCTGACTCTAGCGGTGGTGTTACCCGAACGCAACCTCACCTACCCGTGGGCTTGGCCACGAGTGGGGCCGGCGGTGCGTTTAGCCGCCGCCGCCGTTAACGCCCGTCCCGATTTATTACCCGGTTTTACCCTCCGGTGGGTTTTCGGTAGCAGCGAGGATCGCCACGGTGTTTGTTCCGAAATGGCCGCGCCGTTGGCCGCCGTCGACCTACGGCTCGCTCATCATCCCGCCGCTTTCTTGGGTCCCGGTTGCGTCTACACGGCAGCACCGGTCGCCCGGTTTACGAGCCACTGGCGGCTTCCACTAGTGACGGCGGGTGCCGAAGCCCACGGCTTCGACGACAAGCAAGAGCAGTTCGGGTTGACCACCCGCGCCGGTCCCAGTCACCGCAAACTGGGTGAACTGGGCGTGCAGCTCCATCGTCGTTTCAACTGGACCCGTCGGGCTTTACTGGTTTACTGGGATGAGAAGGTGGACGACCGGCCGTACTTCTTCGCCGCCGAGGGGCTGTACGTCCAGCTGCCCACCCTGCGCAACCTCACCGTCTTGGACATCGTCTTCCGCGACGGCGGCAACTTCTCCTTCATCATCCAGGAGATCAAGCAGAAGGGACGCA TTGTCTACGTGTGCTGCGCCCCGGAGACGCTGCGGGAGCTGATGCTGCAGGCGCAGCGCGAGGGGCTGACCCACGGCGAATACGCCTTCTTCTACATTGACATCTTCGGGGCCAGCCTTCAGGGCGCCCAGTTCCCCGAGCCCCAGCGACCCTGGAAGCGGGGGGACCGCCACGACGCCAGCGCCCGGCAAGCCTTTGAG gcCGTCACCATCATCACCTACAAGGAGCCCGAAAACCCCGAGTACCGGCCCTTCCTGGCACGGCTGAAGGAGGAGGCCCTCACCCACTTCAACTTCTCCATGAAGGACGGCTTG ATGAACTTCATCGCGGCCGCCTTCCACGATGGGGTGCTGCTCTACGCCCAGGCCGTCAACGAGACACTGGAGCAGGGCGGCTCCATCACCAACGCCTCCGCCATCACTCGCCAGATGTGGAACCGCACCTTCTACG GCGTCACCGGCTTCCTGAAGATCGACGAGAACGGGGACCGGGAGAGCGACTACTCCCTGTGGGACATGGACCCCGTGCGGGGGGACTTCCAG ATTGTGGCCAACTACAACGGCACCACCAAGAAGATCCAGATGGTCCCAGGGCGTGAGATCCACTGGCCGGGGAACACGGTCCCCTCCGACGTCCCCCCGTGTGGCTTCGATAACAGCAACCCACTGTGCCGCAAAG CCAGCCTGTCCACCCTGGAGGTCCTGTCCCTCGTGGTCAGCCTGATCCTTCTGGCCATCACCATCATCTCCTTCTTCATCTACAG gaagctgcagctggagaaggagctGGCGGCCGAGCTGTGGCGTATCCGCTGGGAGGACGTGCAGATGAGCAGCCTGGAGAAATACCTCCGGAGCGCCGGCAGCAAGCTCACCCTCTCCCTG AGGGGCTCCAACTACGGCTCCCTGATGACGGCGGAGGGGCAGTTCCAGGTCTATGCCAAGACGGCGTATTACAAG GGCAACCTCGTGGCCGTGAAGCACCTCAACCGCAAGCGCATCGAGCTGACGCGCAAGGTCTTGTTCGAGCTGAAGCAC ATGCGGGATGTCCAAAACGAGCATCTGACCCGCTTCATCGGCGCCTGCACCGACCCCCCGAACATCTGCATCCTGACCGAGTACTGCCCGCGCGGGAGCCTCCAG GACATCTTGGAGAATGAGAGCATCACGCTGGACTGGATGTTCCGCTATTCCCTCACCCATGACATCGTCAAG GGGATGCAGTTCCTCCACAACGGGGTGATCGTCTCCCACGGGAACCTCAAGTCCTCCAACTGCGTGGTGGACAGCCGCTTCGTGCTGAAGATCACAGACTACGGGCTGGAGAGCTTCCGCGTGGCCCCCGACGGCGAGGACTCCCACGCGCTCTTCGCCA agaagctgtggacGGCGCCCGAGCTGCTGCGGATGGAGTCGCCGCCGGCCCGTGGCACGCAGAAGGGCGATGTTTACAGCTTCGGCATCATCCTGCAAGAGATCGCCCTGCGCAATGGCGTCTTCTACGTGGAGGGGCTGGACCTGAGCCCCAAAG AGATCATTGAGCGGGTGAAGAGCGGGGAGCGCCCCAGCTTCCGCCCCTCGGCCAACGTGGGGTGCCACATGGAGGAGCTGGGCCAGCTgatgcagcactgctgggcCGAGGACGTCCTGGAGCGCCCCGACTTCAACCAGATCAAGATCCAGCTCCGCAAGTTCAACAG ggagagcagcagcaacatCCTGGACAACCTGCTGTCACGTATGGAGCAGTACGCCAACAAcctggaggagctggtggaggagcgAACCCAAGCCTACCTGGAGGAGAAGCGCAAGGCTGAGGCTCTCCTCTACCAGATCCTGCCCCA ctcGGTGGCGGAGCAGCTGAAGCGGGGGGAGACGGTGCAGGCGGAAGCCTTCGACAGCGTCACCATCTACTTCAGCGACATCGTGGGCTTCACGGCGCTGTCGGCCGAGAGCACCCCCATGCAGGTGGTGACGCTGCTCAACGACCTCTACACCTGCTTCGACGCCATCATCGACAACTTCGACGTCTACAAG GTGGAGACGATCGGGGATGCCTACATGGTGGTGTCGGGGCTGCCGGTGCGCAACGGGAAGCTCCACGCCCGCGAGATTGCCCGCATGGCCCTGGCGTTGCTGGACGCCGTGCGCTCCTTCCGCATCCGCCACCGgccgcagcagcagctcaaGCTGCGCATCGGCATCCACACGG GACCCGTCTGCGCTGGCGTCGTGGGTCTCAAAATGCCCCGGTACTGCCTCTTCGGGGACACGGTGAACACGGCCTCGCGCATGGAGTCCAACGGGGAAG CCCTGAAGATCCACATCTCGGCGGTGACCAAGGCCGTGCTAGAGGAGTTTGGCTGCTTCGAGCTGGAGCTGCGGGGTGACGTGGAGATGAAG GGCAAGGGAAAGGTGAGGACGTACTGGCTTCTGGGGGAGCACGGGAGCAGCACCCGGGGCtga